GCCAACCGATCTTGAACCAAAACCAACGAAACATGAAAAAATTATTGCTGATAATGCTGCTCATGGGCGGCACAGTGCTCACCACCTACGCACAGAGAGGATACGATCGCGGTCACCGCGGACGCGGCCATGATAAACACTGGGACAAATGGGAACATAAGCATAGAGGAGGAAGGGATTACCGCCGCTGGGATGATGATTGCTACAGACCCTCCAGGAGAGTCGTATATGCACCACAGCCTGTATATTATCCTGTAGTGCCGGTTCCGGTACCCGTACCGGTTCGCGTATATGCGCCAGCCAGACCAAGAGCCGTATTCCATGCAGGTGTTACAATTGTCAACTGATAACTGAAAAATAGAAAAATGAGGTGCCTCCCGGTTATTCCCGGGGGGCATTTTTTATTGCGGTGTGGGATGGTTACTTTTGTTAATTGGTTCATTAGATTATTCAATATGGCATATAAAAATCTCAGGCATTTTATAGAGAAGCTGGAACAGGCAGGAGAACTGATTCGCATTACATCTTATGTAGATCCGAAGCTGGAAATAGCTGAAATAACAGACAGGATGAGCAAGTCGCCCGATGGTGGCAAAGCCTTACTGTTTGAAAATACAGGCTATGACTTCCCCGTGCTGATCAACTCCATGGGTAGCTATAAAAGGATGTGTATGGCCCTGGGCGTGCAGGAACTGGATGATGTAGCCGGTGAAATTGAGGCGCTCTTTAAACTGTTGTCCAAACCCAAAGAGAGCATCCTTGATAAACTCGCCCTGCTACCTAAACTGGGACAGTTTGCCTCCTGGATGCCCAAGGTAGTAAGTGGGAAAGGTGCTTGCCAGGAAGTGGTGATGACCGAGCCTGATCTGACCAAATTGCCGGTAATGACCTGCTGGCCCAAAGATGGGGGGCCGTTTATTACGCTGCCCGTTATACATACCAAAGATCCGCTTACCGGTACACGCAATGTGGGCATGTACCGTATGCAGGTATTTGAAAAAGATATGACCGGTATGCACTGGCATAAACATAAAGTGTCTGCAAAACATTTTATGGAATACAAAAAGCTGAATAAGCGTATGCCCGTTGCCGTTATACTTGGTGGTGACCCGGTATACACCTATTCTGCCACGGCGCCGCTACCTGAAAATGTAGATGAGTATATGCTCGCCGGTTTTCTCCGTAAGAAGAAAGTAGAACTGGTAAAATGTATTTCACAACCCGAAATAGAAGTACCGGCAGATGCCGATTTTGTGATAGAAGGGTATGTGGAGCCTTCTGAAGAACTTGTATGGGAGGGTCCTTTCGGTGATCATACCGGTTATTATTCATTGGCCGACTGGTATCCTAAATTTCATGTAACGGCTATTACGCACCGCAAAGATGCCGTGTACCCGTCCACGATAGTAGGTATTCCGCCACAGGAAGACGCCTGGATAGGGAAAGCTACAGAACGTATTTTCCTGGCGCCCATCAAAATGACGCTGGTACCCGAAATAATAAATATGGAAATGCCCGTAGAAGGGGTGTTCCATAACCTGGTTATTGCACAGATCAAAAAAGACTACGCCGGACAGGCACAGAAAGTGATGAATGCCATGTGGGGTGCCGGACAGATGATGTTTAACAAGATCCTCGTGGTAACGGATGAAGGAGAAGGCATCAACGATTACAGGAAGCTGGCACAATACGTATTCCGCAACCTGAACCCCGCCACCGACATTTACCTGAGCCAGGGCCCAATGGATGTACTGGACCATTCCTGCTCCAAAATGGGCTTCGGTGGTAAGATGTGTATCGATGGTACCCGCAAGTACGAAGAGGAAACAGATACCGCTTACCTCCAGGTAGCGGCACCTGTAAATATAGACACAGCGGCTATCATGCAGCAATTCCCTGAAATAAAAGGCATCAACGACCGCTTGTTGGCGCAGGATATTTCCTGTATCCTGGTAGCGGTTCAGAAAAGTCGTCCGTTTCATATACGTGAGCTGAATGAACAACTCTTCACACTGCCATCGCTGGCAGGTATAAAGATGATCCTGTATGTGGAACACACCGTAGATGTACAGGACCTGGCCTCCGCACTATGGCGCTTCTGTAATAACCTGGACCCGAAACGTGACAGCTTTGTGATCAACAAACCGGCTGCACAAACCGGCAGGTACATTGGCGGCATTGGTTTGGACGGTACTCAGAAAACCAGGTTGCTGGACAACTTTGAGCGCGATTGGCCCAATATCATTGTTGCAGATGATGAAACTATCCGTAAAATTGATGCCAAATGGGAGGCATTGCAGATAGGACCTTTCCTGGCATCGCCTTCCCTGAAATATAAACAACAGATGTATGGTGAAGAAGCGGTGGCACAGCAGTAGCTATCTGCTGCTGCTGATCATACTTACCGGGAGCCTGGAGGCTGCTGCACAGGTGCGTCCTGCCGATTTCAGTTTGCTGAACAGGCTGGAAGGCACCTGGGTCATGAAAACCCGTCACAGTACTGTAGTAGAAACCTGGAGCCGTCTGAATGACTCTACCTGGCATGGTAAAACATGGCGCGTAGTGGGCGCCGATAGCGCCGTACAACAGTCTATCCAGCTGGTGCGCCAGGGCAATGACATCTTTTTTATGCCTTCCTACGAAGGAAGTGAAACGTTAACGCCTACACGTCTGAAGCTACGTGTATTAAAAGCCGTCGGTTTTGTAGCTGAAGATCTGAACAATGATTTTCCCCGGAAAGTAACCTATCGCTTTAAAGATGCCCGCCACCTGGAAGCCCGCGTAGAAGGAGAACGGGACGGGACGATAGAGGAGTATATATTCCAGTATATGCAGGAACCCTAACAAAATATTTACGGATTTACGAATTTTTTGATTTTGAGATTTGGAATGCAGCGGAGATCAGTATAAATAATTATCTGTTCCGCTTCATTCCAAATCTCAAAATCAAAAAATTCGTAAATCCGTAAATATTTATTTATGGATCTCTGAAGTGAAATTAAATTGTATTTCCGGGTTGTTTGTTCTTTCTGTATTCAGGTACCATTCTGATTGTGCGAGGTATACCAGGTGGCCGTCTTTATCTTCTACTACATTGGAAGATTTGAACCGGATGAAGTCTTCAATTTTATCCTTTGGACCAGTGATCCAGCAGGCTTTAAAGAAGGGAAGTGAATTAAACTGACAGGATGCGCCATATTCCTGGAGGAGACGGTACTGGATTACTTCAAATTGGAGGTCACCCACGCAGCCAATGATTTTGCGGTTGCCGCCATGTTGTGTAAACAGCTGCGCCACACCTTCGTCTGTAAGCTGCCGGATACCTTTTTCCAATTGCTTGGTTTTCATCGGATCCTTGTTTACCAGCTCCTTGAACAGTTCAGGAGAGAAGCTTGGGATGCCGGTGATAAAGAAATTCTCGCCTTCCGTCAATGTATCGCCAATTTTGAAGTTACCGGTATCAAATAAACCAACTACATCACCGGGGTAGGCATCTTCCACAATATTTTTCTCACGGGCGAGAAAGCTGTAAGGATTGCTGAACCTAACGTCTTTGTCTAAACGAACGTGGTGATAGAATTTATTTCTCTCAAACTTACCTGAACAAACGCGCAGGAACGCAATACGGTCGCGGTGGCGGGGATCCAGGTTAGCATGTATTTTGAAAATGAATCCGCTGAATTTGTCTTCGTTTACATCAATGACCCGGGTACTGCTTTGACGGTTGCGTGGTATAGGTGCAATGTCAACGAACGTATCCAGCAGGTCTTTTACCCCGAAGTTATTAACGGCGCTGCCAAAGAAAACCGGGGCCAGCTTTCCTTGCAGGTATTCTTCTTTGTCAAATTTATCGTAAACGCCTTCGATGAGTTCTACATCGTTGCGCAGCTGGGCAGCGTCGGTAGGATTGTAGTGTTCATCCACATAGCTGCTGCTGAGATCATCCAGTGGTACTACATCTTCATCTGTTGCCTTTTTATTGGGAAGGAAGGCAACGAGGCTTTTATCGTACAGGTTGTACACCCCTTTAAAGTCCTTACCCATGTTAATAGGCCAGCTGAGTGGTCTTACACGGATGCTGAGTTTTTCTTCCAGTTCATCGAGCAGGTCGAACGGATACTTACCGTCACGATCCATCTTATTTACGAAGATGATAACAGGTGTATCGCGCATGCGGCACACTTCCATCAGTCTTTCTGTTTGTTCTTCCACCCCTTTCACACAGTCGATCACCAGTACAACGCTGTCTACTGCCGTGAGGGTGCGGTAAGTATCTTCCGCAAAGTCCTTGTGACCGGGTGTATCTAGGAGATTGATCAGTATATCGCGGTATTCGAAGGTCATTACGGAAGTAGCCACGGAGATACCTCTTTGCCGTTCAATTTCCATGAAGTCGGAAGTGGTGTGCTTCTTGATTTTATTGGATTTCACGGCACCCGCTGTCTGGATGGCACCGCCGAACAGGAGGAATTTCTCTGTCAGCGTGGTTTTACCGGCATCCGGGTGAGCGATGATAGCAAAGGATTTTCTTTTACTGATTTCGTTAGCGTACTTCATATATATCCGAAAAATGGCAGCAAAGGTAACTAAATTTTTTATCCGGCTATATTTCGTGTTTATTGGCGATGCAGGTGAAATATAAATCCGCTAAATTTGGAATATGATAGCAACCCTTAAAATATTGTGGAACAGCTTCAAAATGGCATTACAGGAGCTTCGGGTAAACAAGCTGCGTACCTTTTTGTCATTGTTGGGGATTACCATAGGTATATTCTGTATCATAGCGGTATTTACACTCACTAATAGCCTGGAACGCAATATCAGGAAGGATCTGAGTGCGTTGGGGGATGATGTTATCTACGTGCAGAAATGGCCCTGGGGAGGCAATGGGGAGTATCCCTGGTGGAAATATATGAATCGTCCGCAGCCGGAATACAAAGATTTTAAAAATATCGAGGAGAAAGTGCAGAGCGCCAGCTTTTCTTCTTTCAACTTTGAATCGGGCGGGAAGAAGGTGGAGTATGGGGATGATTATATGGATGGGGTGACGATGATGGCCGTGAGCAACGATTTTGACCAGATTCAGCAGTTGCAGATCATCCAAGGACGTTTTTTTGCCAATAGTGAAAGCAATAGCGGTACCAACGTGGGTATCCTGGGTGCTACTGTGTGGGATGGTTTGTTTAGCTCTGCAGAAGCGGCGCTGGGCAAAACGGTGCGGGTAGCAGGTCGTGATACCAAGATCGTAGGGGTGCTGAAGAAGAAGGGGGAGAGCATGATTGGTGGGTTGAATTTTGATAATGCGATTATCCTGCCTTATCGGTTTGCCCGAACTTTGGTAGATGAACGCCGTTTTGCCGATCCTTATATCCTGGTGAAAGTCAGGCCCAACGTGTCGCTGGATCAGCTGAAAGATGAACTGCGCGGTGTGATGCGTGCCACGCACCGGCTGAAACCCCGGGAGGAAGATGATTTTGCGCTGAATGAAATCAGTTCCGCCAGTGAAAACCTGAATGCTATTTTTGGTGCGATCAACCTGGGAGGTGGCTTTATTGCTGTGTTTGCGCTGATCGTAGGAGCATTTGGTATTGCCAATATCATGTTTGTAACCGTAAAGGAAAGAACCAGCATTATAGGATTAAAAAAAGCTATCGGCGCCCGCAGAGGCATTATCCTGGCGGAATTCCTGATGGAAGCCGTTTGTTTGTGTCTCATAGGAGGTTCGCTGGGCTTGCTGATGGTATATGCCGGCACCCTGGTGATCAATATGTCCGGTACTTTTGAAGTGGTTTTGTCTTTAGGCAACATCATTAAAGGACTCTCCATTTCCGCCGTTGTAGGCGTACTGGCCGGTTTTATCCCTGCCTACTCCGCCAGTAAACTGGATCCGGTGGTAGCGATACGCAGCAACTAGAGAAATATTTATGGATTTTGGAATTTTGGAATTTAGAGATTTGATTGTGTTTTGTTTATTCTCCCGGAAAAGTCAAATTAAAATATTTTTAATTTAAATAACAAAACACAATCAAATCTCTAAATTCCAAAATTCCAAAATCCATAAATATTTGTCTAGTTTTGTGGCTTATGTCTGTCAGAATATTAGCTATAGAATCTTCCTGCGATGATACAGGAGCGGCCGTGTTGGTAGATGGGAAGGTGTTATCCAATCATATTGCCAACCAGCGAATACATGAACAATACGGGGGAGTGGTACCAGAACTGGCGTCGCGTGCGCACCAGGAAAATATAGTGCCGGTAGTAGATATAGCGTTGCAAACAGCGGGGGTGAAACGGAGTGAGTTGAGTGCGATCGCTTTTACGCAGTCACCAGGACTTATAGGTTCGCTGCTGGTAGGTAGTTGTTTTGCCAAATCAATGGCCATGGCGCTGGATATCCCGCTCATCGGGATACATCATATGCAGGCGCATGTACTGGCTAATTTTATTGATGATCCAAAGCCTTCGTTTCCTTTTTTATGTCTGACTGTTTCCGGTGGCCATACACAGATTGTGTTGTGTGAAAGTCCGCTGCAGATGCGGGTGATAGGCGAAACGCTGGATGATGCAGCCGGAGAAGCTTTTGATAAGAGTGCCAAAATACTGGGACTGCCATATCCCGGCGGTCCTTTGATTGATAAATATGCCAAAGAAGGAAATCCTGCAAGATTTAAATTTACCGAACCACGTATCCCGGAACTGAATTTCAGTTTCAGCGGATTGAAAACAGGCATCCTGTACTTCCTCCAGGAGAACCTACAGAAAGATCCGGAATTTATTAATAAGAACCTGCCTGATATCTGTGCATCTATTCAGCAACGTATCGTTAGTATCCTGCTCAATAAGGTATTGAAAGCATCGCAGGAAACGGGTATCCGTGATATTGCCATTGCTGGCGGTGTAAGTGCCAATAGTGGCCTGCGTGCAGCTTTGCAGCAATATGGCGCCAAGTATCACTGGCGTACTTTTATTCCGAAGTTTGAATATTGTACGGATAATGCAGGTATGATAGCGATGATGGCTTATTATAAATATCTCGCAGGCGAATTTACTTCGCTGGATGCAGTGCCTACCGCAAGAGCATCAATGGACTGACCAGGATTGCCGGGATTGAACAGGATTGTCGGGATGGATGCCGGATGTTTAAATAATATTTTTATATAATTTATTATGCTGTATATGGAAACTGCAAAAAGGATATTCCGGAGGGCGGAGAACAGCCGTGTTTTATTGATCATACTGGGTCTGATCATTTTTAATGTTGCCAGGGCGCAGGAGCCGGCATCGTTGTCTGCCTGGAAAGACCAGAAATATTCGATGTTCATTCACTGGGGAGCTATTTATTCGACGCTGGGAGGCGTATGGGAGGGCAAGCCGGTAACGAAGGGATACAGTGAGCAGATCCAATCGCAGGGCGGTATTTTCAGCGATGAATATGGCGATGTAGCCAAACGTTTTAATCCCACACACTGGAATGCTGATTCTATTGTATTGCTGGCCAAAGCAGCGGGCATGAAGTCGGTTGTAATGACCTCCAAGCATCATGATGGGTTTTGCATGTTTCATTCTGCCTATACAAATTATAATGTGGTAGATGCCACGCCTTTTAAAAGAGATGTGTTGAAAGAATTGTCGGAAGCCTGTGCCCGGCATGGGTTGAAGTTCGGGATGTATTTTTCACTGATCGACTGGCATTTTCCGCAGGCATATCCTATTTCCAGCAGCAATAGTGATCCGATTACGCCGGAGCATCATGCGTATAACAAGCAACAGGTAACAGAGCTGATGACGAACTACGGTCCGGTGTCGGAGATATGGTTTGACATGGGGTCTTTGACGGCGCAGCAGAGCCGCGAGCTGGCGGATGTAGTACATCGTTTACAGCCGGGATGTATGGTGAGCGGACGTTTGGGTAATGATGCGGGCGATTTTTGCGTGATGGGAGATAACCAGTATCCTGATTATAAAATAGCTGCACCCTGGCAAACACCTGCTTCCGTATACGATGAAACCTGGGGCTACCGCTCCTGGCAGGAACATGGTAAAGCAGGGGATAAGGCACACGAAAAACTGGAAGGGTTGATTAAAGTGGTAAGCCGTGGCGGAAATTACCTGTTGAACATAGGTCCACGTGGCGATGGTTCCGTAGTGGATTTTGAGAAAGAAGTATTGCTGTTGAACGGTCAATGGCTGCAACGCAACGGGGAGGCCATTTACAGCGCAAGTGCCAATCCGTTTGACACCACCTTTGCCTGGGGAGAGGTAACTACCAAACCTGGCAAACTATATTTACACCTGCTGCAAACACCTGTGGATGGAATGATTACCCTGCCCGGTTTAAACAGCCGCGTGAGCCAGGTAACCCTGCTGGAAGACAACAAAAAAATATCCTGTAAAATAACGGTGAAAAATGGCGCAACGGTACTGCAACTACCGGCTGGATTTAAGATAGGAGAGAAAGATATTAAAGTATTGGCGCTGACCTGTAAAGACGGCGTGAAAATTACGCCGCAACACCTGTTGAAAAACCCGGTGGTATTAAACAGGGATAATGCTACACCTTTATTCAGTTTTTCAGGGATTGACTACGAAAGTTATTACCGTAGCCGGGTGGGTGAAACCTGGTCGTTTACCACTGCGAAGCCTGCAAAGCTTCGCCTGATATACAGTGCAGCCGAAAAGGGTAACAGCATACAGCTGACGCTGAATGGCAGCAGGCAGGAGATCCTGCTGGATGGTGGTACAGAACAGCCTTTGCATAATCAGCCGGGCAGTTTGCAATGGGGGCCTATGTACCAGGCTGGCCCCTTCTGGTCAGGTATTGATGGCACACAAGGGAATGTGAAAGATATTGATCCGGCCAAACCCTGGACCAATAAAGGTAACGGAGCATGGATGCTTCATACGGACTGGCAGAATGATGCACCGCAAACGGTTCCGATGGACAGAAACCAGGCCTGGTATATCCTGCAGGAAATCACGGCGCCAGCGGCGGGAGCTTACCTTGTAGGCTTTACGAGTGGTGATGGCATTGCGGTATATTTAAACGGAGAAGAACAGATTGTACATAATAATCCTGACAGGGGAACCACGCAAACAGAAGTATTGCTGTTGCCATTCAGGCAGGGTAAGAATCAGTTGCTGGTGAAATTTTATAACCGCTTTGATAAGCCATCTACTACCTGGGCTATTAACCGCCAGGTGCCGCAGGTATTGTATTCGCAACCGGTACTGTTGCAGGTGGAAGGGAGTGGTAAAGTACAGACCTGTGAGATCAGGCAGGCGCACCCGGTATCTGTACACCGCAATTTGCGGATGCCTGACTTATCTGTGGTAATGGATGCAAAATAATAATGGCAAATACTTTTTTCAGGTTTAAGCAATTTAATGTTGACCAGGCGCATTGCGCCATGAAGGTGTGTACAGATGCCTGTATACAAGGTGCTTTCACGGCCCAATACCTGGTGAACAACCAGCTAACGGTGCCGGCTATACTGGATATAGGCGCCGGTACGGGTTTGCTCAGCCTGATGCTGGCGCAGCAGGTAGACGCATGTATTACCGCTGTGGAGCTGGACCCCGGCGCAGCGGAGCAGGCAACAAAGAACTTCGCAGCCTCTCCCTGGGCGCACCGGCTGGTACTAACGCATCAGGATATACGAAAAATGGAGGTAGCCATCCCTTATGATTTTATTATTACGAATCCGCCGTTTTATGAATCTGCACTGAAGAGCGGGCATGCGCAGAAAGACCAGGCTATGCATGCCACCACCCTGGGTTACGGGGAGTTGATAACAGCAATAGACCGGCATCTTCATCCGGCAGGTACTTTTTCAATATTGCTTCCGTTTGTGCAGTTTGAGACGTTCCGTGTACTGGCTGAGGCGGCAGGGTTTCATTTACAGGAGGTGCTGTATATCCGTCAAAGTGTGAAGCATGGCTATTTCAGGGCTACCGGTATCTTTGGGCGCGAAGCGTTGGAGACGCATGAAACAGAGCTGGCCATTTACGATGAGCATAACGTATATACGTCTCCGTTTGTGGCACTGTTACAGTCCTACTATTTATACCTCTGAGTTTTCTTCTTTTGCATAATTTTCCAGGTAGGCATACTTTGCCGTGAGGGAGCCATGCGCCGTGATGGTGGCATTCCCGATCATTTCACTGTTGGGCTTCAACAATTCTTCAAATACATATTTCATGAGCTGATCGCCGAAGTATTGGGAAGCGTCCCGGGGCAGTTCATTAGGCAGATTGCTGACGCACATCATATCTACGGTGCCTGGCAGGTAGGGTGCTGTTTTCGTCATTGTTTCTTTGATGACGCCATAGACAGGGTCTTCGATGGTACTGTCGCCCAGGTTGCAGGGAATAGACCCATAGGTGTCGTCTGTAATATCGGCGATCACCTGTATGCGGAAATTATCTTTCTTCAGGTCGGCGGCGCTGAACAGGGGCTGGATCCGCTTATCCCAATAGATGCCGTTCATGAGCACATCGCTCACCGTTACATACGGAAGAAAACGGCATTCGTAGTTTTCGGGATGGGCATGGAAGTCGGCCCTGCTATATGTTTTATCGTTTTTTCGCAGATAGAGTTCGCCGGCTTTGAGTTGGGTATATACCGGGTAAGCGTATTGATTAACGAGGTATTCTTCGGGGGGAAGATATTTGACCCCCAGGAGTCCCATGATTTCCAATATGCCTGCTGCCACACGGCCGGAGCCGGTAACCACGATTTTCATCGGCGGAAGTTTCACGCCAAAGTAGTGTGTGATCAGTTCCTGGAAGTCGCGGCAGGTATGTACAGGCTTGAAGGAGAAGGCGCCTGTTTTTTTGCCCAGGGCCTGTAATCCGTTGTGGGCGCCTACTACACCGGCAAAGAAGCCGAAACCAAGAATGCGTTGTCCGTCCGGATGCACGAGGCATTCATAATCGATCAGTGTGATATTTT
The Chitinophaga sp. MM2321 DNA segment above includes these coding regions:
- a CDS encoding menaquinone biosynthesis decarboxylase is translated as MAYKNLRHFIEKLEQAGELIRITSYVDPKLEIAEITDRMSKSPDGGKALLFENTGYDFPVLINSMGSYKRMCMALGVQELDDVAGEIEALFKLLSKPKESILDKLALLPKLGQFASWMPKVVSGKGACQEVVMTEPDLTKLPVMTCWPKDGGPFITLPVIHTKDPLTGTRNVGMYRMQVFEKDMTGMHWHKHKVSAKHFMEYKKLNKRMPVAVILGGDPVYTYSATAPLPENVDEYMLAGFLRKKKVELVKCISQPEIEVPADADFVIEGYVEPSEELVWEGPFGDHTGYYSLADWYPKFHVTAITHRKDAVYPSTIVGIPPQEDAWIGKATERIFLAPIKMTLVPEIINMEMPVEGVFHNLVIAQIKKDYAGQAQKVMNAMWGAGQMMFNKILVVTDEGEGINDYRKLAQYVFRNLNPATDIYLSQGPMDVLDHSCSKMGFGGKMCIDGTRKYEEETDTAYLQVAAPVNIDTAAIMQQFPEIKGINDRLLAQDISCILVAVQKSRPFHIRELNEQLFTLPSLAGIKMILYVEHTVDVQDLASALWRFCNNLDPKRDSFVINKPAAQTGRYIGGIGLDGTQKTRLLDNFERDWPNIIVADDETIRKIDAKWEALQIGPFLASPSLKYKQQMYGEEAVAQQ
- a CDS encoding DUF6265 family protein gives rise to the protein MVKKRWHSSSYLLLLIILTGSLEAAAQVRPADFSLLNRLEGTWVMKTRHSTVVETWSRLNDSTWHGKTWRVVGADSAVQQSIQLVRQGNDIFFMPSYEGSETLTPTRLKLRVLKAVGFVAEDLNNDFPRKVTYRFKDARHLEARVEGERDGTIEEYIFQYMQEP
- a CDS encoding peptide chain release factor 3, with product MKYANEISKRKSFAIIAHPDAGKTTLTEKFLLFGGAIQTAGAVKSNKIKKHTTSDFMEIERQRGISVATSVMTFEYRDILINLLDTPGHKDFAEDTYRTLTAVDSVVLVIDCVKGVEEQTERLMEVCRMRDTPVIIFVNKMDRDGKYPFDLLDELEEKLSIRVRPLSWPINMGKDFKGVYNLYDKSLVAFLPNKKATDEDVVPLDDLSSSYVDEHYNPTDAAQLRNDVELIEGVYDKFDKEEYLQGKLAPVFFGSAVNNFGVKDLLDTFVDIAPIPRNRQSSTRVIDVNEDKFSGFIFKIHANLDPRHRDRIAFLRVCSGKFERNKFYHHVRLDKDVRFSNPYSFLAREKNIVEDAYPGDVVGLFDTGNFKIGDTLTEGENFFITGIPSFSPELFKELVNKDPMKTKQLEKGIRQLTDEGVAQLFTQHGGNRKIIGCVGDLQFEVIQYRLLQEYGASCQFNSLPFFKACWITGPKDKIEDFIRFKSSNVVEDKDGHLVYLAQSEWYLNTERTNNPEIQFNFTSEIHK
- a CDS encoding ABC transporter permease yields the protein MIATLKILWNSFKMALQELRVNKLRTFLSLLGITIGIFCIIAVFTLTNSLERNIRKDLSALGDDVIYVQKWPWGGNGEYPWWKYMNRPQPEYKDFKNIEEKVQSASFSSFNFESGGKKVEYGDDYMDGVTMMAVSNDFDQIQQLQIIQGRFFANSESNSGTNVGILGATVWDGLFSSAEAALGKTVRVAGRDTKIVGVLKKKGESMIGGLNFDNAIILPYRFARTLVDERRFADPYILVKVRPNVSLDQLKDELRGVMRATHRLKPREEDDFALNEISSASENLNAIFGAINLGGGFIAVFALIVGAFGIANIMFVTVKERTSIIGLKKAIGARRGIILAEFLMEAVCLCLIGGSLGLLMVYAGTLVINMSGTFEVVLSLGNIIKGLSISAVVGVLAGFIPAYSASKLDPVVAIRSN
- the tsaD gene encoding tRNA (adenosine(37)-N6)-threonylcarbamoyltransferase complex transferase subunit TsaD, which produces MSVRILAIESSCDDTGAAVLVDGKVLSNHIANQRIHEQYGGVVPELASRAHQENIVPVVDIALQTAGVKRSELSAIAFTQSPGLIGSLLVGSCFAKSMAMALDIPLIGIHHMQAHVLANFIDDPKPSFPFLCLTVSGGHTQIVLCESPLQMRVIGETLDDAAGEAFDKSAKILGLPYPGGPLIDKYAKEGNPARFKFTEPRIPELNFSFSGLKTGILYFLQENLQKDPEFINKNLPDICASIQQRIVSILLNKVLKASQETGIRDIAIAGGVSANSGLRAALQQYGAKYHWRTFIPKFEYCTDNAGMIAMMAYYKYLAGEFTSLDAVPTARASMD
- a CDS encoding alpha-L-fucosidase translates to METAKRIFRRAENSRVLLIILGLIIFNVARAQEPASLSAWKDQKYSMFIHWGAIYSTLGGVWEGKPVTKGYSEQIQSQGGIFSDEYGDVAKRFNPTHWNADSIVLLAKAAGMKSVVMTSKHHDGFCMFHSAYTNYNVVDATPFKRDVLKELSEACARHGLKFGMYFSLIDWHFPQAYPISSSNSDPITPEHHAYNKQQVTELMTNYGPVSEIWFDMGSLTAQQSRELADVVHRLQPGCMVSGRLGNDAGDFCVMGDNQYPDYKIAAPWQTPASVYDETWGYRSWQEHGKAGDKAHEKLEGLIKVVSRGGNYLLNIGPRGDGSVVDFEKEVLLLNGQWLQRNGEAIYSASANPFDTTFAWGEVTTKPGKLYLHLLQTPVDGMITLPGLNSRVSQVTLLEDNKKISCKITVKNGATVLQLPAGFKIGEKDIKVLALTCKDGVKITPQHLLKNPVVLNRDNATPLFSFSGIDYESYYRSRVGETWSFTTAKPAKLRLIYSAAEKGNSIQLTLNGSRQEILLDGGTEQPLHNQPGSLQWGPMYQAGPFWSGIDGTQGNVKDIDPAKPWTNKGNGAWMLHTDWQNDAPQTVPMDRNQAWYILQEITAPAAGAYLVGFTSGDGIAVYLNGEEQIVHNNPDRGTTQTEVLLLPFRQGKNQLLVKFYNRFDKPSTTWAINRQVPQVLYSQPVLLQVEGSGKVQTCEIRQAHPVSVHRNLRMPDLSVVMDAK
- a CDS encoding methyltransferase encodes the protein MANTFFRFKQFNVDQAHCAMKVCTDACIQGAFTAQYLVNNQLTVPAILDIGAGTGLLSLMLAQQVDACITAVELDPGAAEQATKNFAASPWAHRLVLTHQDIRKMEVAIPYDFIITNPPFYESALKSGHAQKDQAMHATTLGYGELITAIDRHLHPAGTFSILLPFVQFETFRVLAEAAGFHLQEVLYIRQSVKHGYFRATGIFGREALETHETELAIYDEHNVYTSPFVALLQSYYLYL
- a CDS encoding NAD(P)-dependent oxidoreductase — protein: MENTIYIGLIREEKHPHDNRVAFSPKQCQWIMQHYPQVQMRVQPSPHRCFEDEEYEKAGIILKEDLSHCHFLLGIKEVPVENLLSGKTYLFFSHTKKEQPHNRQMLQAILKKNITLIDYECLVHPDGQRILGFGFFAGVVGAHNGLQALGKKTGAFSFKPVHTCRDFQELITHYFGVKLPPMKIVVTGSGRVAAGILEIMGLLGVKYLPPEEYLVNQYAYPVYTQLKAGELYLRKNDKTYSRADFHAHPENYECRFLPYVTVSDVLMNGIYWDKRIQPLFSAADLKKDNFRIQVIADITDDTYGSIPCNLGDSTIEDPVYGVIKETMTKTAPYLPGTVDMMCVSNLPNELPRDASQYFGDQLMKYVFEELLKPNSEMIGNATITAHGSLTAKYAYLENYAKEENSEV